From Platichthys flesus chromosome 7, fPlaFle2.1, whole genome shotgun sequence:
AAACTTAACTGACAATATTTATCAAAGCTTCGAgaactttttttaaaaacatactgACATTATCAGCCCTCTCATTGGGTGAGTTACAGGTGACACAATGTCACTTCACGCAAtagacaaatcagagatgaaaacataaccttcttagcagaggtaataaaacctccacccatttatcaaggaaatgtcactgacattaataattattattaataattattagaaacacaacaggatattaaaagtagaatgaaatgtttcgagaatatctaaatagttgacgggtaattttctgttggttgacttatcattcatttattaaagctaattttcccctgctacttagtctatatGGTTTTTctagtgttttatttacatagtATATAtcggtttatttttgtcgtgcactgattgctggttgtacatcaaattgctcttgaaggatattaaagattttcttttatggacaactttagttaatcacaagctaaCTGCGCCGCAATTCCTGCGCATTTGgtttctgcgcaggatgtgcgcaatgggcttctgcgcacaacctgcgcaatgggcttctgcgcagtaggcttcttctttttttttttttttttaacttaatttaatttaattttttatattaacttttatattaattttttttttaaaattaattttccatcatcatttctccgcgctggttctaGTAAATGATTCTGgccttcacaggtgactgacctacgcaagcctgtagccacCACCCCCaacaggagattatgtgcttggttcttcccggcactaggctgccggtgtgaacagcccaagtatttaacatgggcaggAAAGGAGGCcgaccgcttttcgcagcgcttctacatccggtgcgtccccggggtcactggttatcttggctcgctgtctggcccaTAGATATAGATCTATGGTCTGGCCGAttagcgtattttcccacaatacccaggtgcactacgtcataTACTACAAACCTTCCTTAAAGGCGCAGtgcatacctgcaacacaacagctatCGGTCTCATGTACAGACGGCAAGAGAAAGCAtggagggatttttacacacactctgataaagattccgacagtaaaggcaaggggtagtgatggataaggttttctttaacaagttaagtctttcaatCTCACTTTCCacccttaaaactatgacatgaacgtgaactattcatgtttacttgtatgaactgaactttgaactagttcatgagaggtgaaTGAACACTGCctgtcctatattctaaaatgtCTGATGTCTTGCTGACCATTTGCTATAATCGATATCTGATAAACCTCTTGCACCCTTGTATAATTTGAAGGCAAAAGTGACTCTCTGGGGCGACAGCTGAGTGATCAGGCCCTTGAGCCCAGGAGCTCCTCAGCAGAGTCGTGACCCCCGGAGGAGATTACCGGCGTCAGAGCTGCTCTGCGGCGGAGCAGTGACCTCTGTCTGCCGCAGGGAGAAGAGCTCAGCAGCGGCGTTGACTCCCGGACTGTTGACGTGCTTGCGGGGGCCCTGACGGCAAGGTAGCTCACCCTGCGTCACCCCGTCACGCAGCCTCCCTCCCCGGACATGTCTCTGCTGTGAGAGCCGCCAGCAGACTCTCTCCATTCCCGGATCCATTGATATCATCCCTGTCAACTCCTCCGCGCTGCTCTTTTGACAACGGTGTCTCCAACCAACTtccgctgctgctggtgctaGTTGGTCCAAACTTTAGCCGCTCGCTAGCTCTTAGTACAGTTAACCAATCCGAGTCTCTCCAGCACACCAGCTAGCTAATGTCTTGTGCGGTCCTTGTGTTTGAACGGCAGCCAGCACCATTGCCGGGACACCGGGCATTCTCCCCCCCCGGGCGGCTGACGCGAGGGTGAGGGGAACGATGCTGAGATTCCTTCACATCCTCCTTCTAGCAGGTGAGCTAAGCTAGCTAAAGGCGGTTAGCCTGCTAGCTAGGTCTGAGGCAGCAGCACCTCGGTAGCTTATGGGATTACGCAATAGGATAAAGTGTACCCGTTACTCTATTAACATTAGAGACTTACAGTGGTTTCTCTTATTTGTGGCTTAAGACACATTATCTTCTAATTGTGAAGTTAATTCACACTAAGCTTCTCTTTAGCTTAATCTCGGGACCTGTTGGTTCCAAGTAGTAGCTAGCACTGAAGTAGAACTTGGTTTCTAGGGAAATAAGTTTAATTAAAGAGAGTATAGTAAATGGATATATATGTTGTTCATTTGTAGACTGTAGTATGTTAAACAGTTTCAACCTCACTGTGGCTAAATAACGGTCTGTCCACCTTTTACCTGTTTTATCAATGGGTTTAAACAATTTTCTCTATAAAATAACAAGACCAATTGTGATGATATTTCCACTTTCCTATTGTTTTTTCTGCGCCACTTCTGTCCTTGCTCCTATTTTAAATCTATTTGTCTAAACCATGACAAATGTTGTACCTTGACTGTCAGTACACATGTAGATATTTCCATAATATCcccttttgtatttaaaaatatatataaactttaCTTATTAATGTTTGTTCTCAGCTATTTCTTGTATACATATGTTTCAATAGAAAACAGATAGAATCAGGTTTTACCAAATCTGAACACTGAGATTGGGTACGTTCATTGCAGgacttttaatttgatgaaTTGTATTAACTAGGTTATAGTTAGGAGTAGTTAATAGACTGCTAGCCAAAGAAGCTTTATTGTTTGCATTTTGAATGGAATTGAAACGtcagataataataacatgGCTGTAATGTCCTCCTCACAGGCCTCTTAGGTGTTCTATGGGATAAAGTCGATGCTTTTGGTAAGTGTGGGATCTCTCTGCCTATTCCTCACACTCTACCCACACTGGCTGTCTCTAAGGCTgcattcagacatgcactgaactccagacattctcctgaGATTATCTTGAGGGCCTGTATGTGGCGACGCGAATGTCAAAGTCCATTGCTACATACATGTCGGGCTCAGCTcacgtgagaacacagcaggaaaatgtcctggaAACTCAGAACAAGCAAGTGGGCGTGTGGATGATGGTTCTAACATGCGCttgacacaaaacagaaaaagaaaacctccGAAATATCCAAATCAGGATAAAAAAGAGGAGGCCTCCACGTAATGTATGCGGACAGAGATGTCAACTTGAAAATACAACTAGAATCGAGAGCCTTAGGTGATAACTGGTGATGGCGGTTTATTGGgctataaacaaaataatttgatttcCTCCCCGGAATTTATACTTCAAGTCCGGCATCCTGCATGCTCTACGCAGACGCCCCCCTTTCACGCTCCagagattttcctgttgttgtgtaacTTGTCTAACACCCACAATCCCTTGCTGCAATGTTCATGAAATCAAAGTCCAGAGAATATTTCGTTCTAATTGTCACACTATCTGCTGGAGTTCATCTGGGAAAATGACTTGACTAACTTTTCTCTGATCCATAGGTGGGGTCAGACTAGTGGATGGGGAGGACGAGTGTTCTGGGAGGGTGGAGGTCCTCCGCCATGACCGGTGGGGGACAGTTTGCGACCACGGCTGGGACCATCGAGAGGCGAACGTCGTGTGCTTGGAGCTGGGCTGTGGTTTAGCTGAATTGGCACTTCATAATGCAAAATATGGTGAAGGTAGAGGAGCCATCTGGCTGCGCCACGTCCAGTGCACTGGACACGAGTCTAGTTTGACCCGCTGTGCTGTCGTCCTCCACAGTAACTCCTACTGCACCCATGAGAATGATGCGGGGGTGAAATGCTCAGGTGAGAGAATCTGATAAGGAATTTTATTTACCAAGGAGTACTGCCAGATGGTTGACTGATTTCTGCTTATAGATTCATAGAGGATATACAAAGCTCACAGTATTACAGTCATGATCGGTTTCTCCATTGAACCTAGCTTAACATAATAATGCAGACATACCTAGAAAACACGGAATTTATCAGGGACACTAAAGCATGTCAATTTGTTACCCGGGAAGCGTATATTAGGATTATGGATCTGATTTGACCAGCATCTATTTTCCACCAGACCATTAAATTCTGCAATTATCCCAAACCTTTAGCATTAGCAGTAAAACAACGTCTGTTTTGATAGCAACAATCTGGACACATGAGTCAGTCAGAAGAATCCCTTTCTGTCTGCAAAAATCACTTTAGACTCACCTCTTTGAAACCATGCGTacctcctctctgtttgtaCCAAACTTATGCATCACTTTCAACCGAAGTTTATGAATATATGTACACAGTGTTTAGTTTGATAAGAAATGGGCTTGgcaaagaaacatttattttattgagagAACAACAAAGGAATCGAACGTAAAAGTAGGATTGTACAATAAGATGTGTTGGGAAACTGAAACACTAGAATATTATTTGAAATAGTCAGTGGGGTCTTTGATAAGCTGGGTACAGTCCATTGGATCATCCTCACATTCTGAAGTTAACCTTTCTTTACTCATAGGTACCCTTTTAACGCCCACCCTCATCCTGCTGTCACCTCACACTGTGTTCTCACCCGGGGAGGCCGTTCGCTTTGGCTGCAGTGCGCTGCTggttgaccacctcagtgacctccacctgTACAAGCAGGGAGTGTCCACGCCGCTGGTGACACAGAGGGCGGACCATGCCCAGGCCGATGTGGAGCTCACACTGTCTGACATAGAGACTTTCCACCAGGGCAGCTACAATTGTCGTTACAGGATAAGGGGGGGCTTCCCCTCTCAGCTGCTCAGCTCTCCACCCAGCAACTCCATCAACATCACCGTTGGTGAGTCATAACTGCATTGGCTAATGTTCATTCACTCTATTGCACAAGATTCCTGTCTCATAACTCATTATTTTATCGCACAATCTGATATTTGATTTTCTGTCTGACTCAACCTAAACGATTTGGagaaattcagatttttatttcccTTAAATACCGAAAGCGTTTTGTTTAAATGCCATTAGATGTGTTTATCCCCTAATACACCAACATTTTGGATTTGGAAAGGGAAGTTCCTGGATGATCCTCAGGAATAGTAAATGTAACCAAATTATCTGGACTAAAGCTGGTTAACTGGAACttttgagtttattttattttgtgacagTGCATACAATTGCTAAAATGTGGTTTTTAATACCACATTTGTTaccaaatttatttaaaaaaagcttcaaCCGTCTTAGGACATTTCTCTAGTcatttaattaagttaaatcGGAATCCATGCATTTTCAAGAGAGTCTCAGATGATGTCCTCTAATAGCCcgtttgtttttcatctgatCCACAGTGGACCTCTTGACTCCCCAACACTGGTACAACACGTCCTCTGATGCCCCGGCTGGTTCCGTCATCAAAGGCCAAAATTTTAACATCACCTGCTCCACCCTGCAGCAGTACCCAGGAGGTTCCTTCCAGCTGCGTCTGATCCGGTCCAATGGCACCGTGCGCCAGTCATTACCTGCCCTCACCCCGTCCGTCACTTTCACTTTTTCCAACGCCCAGAGCGCCAACGAGGGCTACTACTACTGCCTGTATCGGGTCCAGCTGGGTGGACGCACCTTTGTTTCCAGAGAAAGCCAGCCCCTGCCTATAGCCATAAGAGGTGAAACTGATAGTGTTACAGACTACAGAGATATGCTAAGATTAAGAAAGGTATTGTGTAATTGATgcatttgaatatgaatatagcATTATTATAGTCTATATGGATTTTTTTCCTGACAGTTTTTTATTATACAGATTTGATGTTTCCCTCTAGTTTACAAGTGTAATTCTCAATATGAAGCTATGAAAACATACCCTGAATATAACTGACGTTTTTGACTCCCAGACCCAGATCCACTATTGAGTCCAATGGTGATCAGCTGGCTTGTGTCTGGCCTGACATTTGTGGTAGCTGTCATTGTTATAATTATTGTGGCCAAGGTACTATGTAACAAGGAGAAGAAACCCTCTGAACTAGAACGAGAGACCAGAACCTGTAAGTTCTTCCTTCTGAGTTCTTTATACTTCAGACAGTGACTTTTATGTGTATTAATAGTAACAGATTTGCTTCTCTTTCCAGGTGTGGACAACACTTATGTTGCCTTATCAATTAACAAGCTATAATGGGGTACgcaaaacaacagaacaacaacTAAAGGTATATTACTGTACTTATAAAGTGTTAAGTATTTACCACCCTTTCTTATATGGgtttacaaaaatatatcaaagggtgattattatgttattttatcCAATTCCGGACTGATCCTCAATTATATTTTGTGAGTTGTTGGACCTTCTAGTTCCAGGGGTGTTGAAAGGTCCAGTATGAAGGATTTAATGGcatctagtggtaaagttgcatattgcagccAATTTAATACCCTTAGCCTTACCCGCCCTTTCTAAGCATGGTGGCCTTCAAGGAGGTACTATTAA
This genomic window contains:
- the si:ch211-150o23.3 gene encoding uncharacterized protein si:ch211-150o23.3; translation: MLRFLHILLLAGLLGVLWDKVDAFGGVRLVDGEDECSGRVEVLRHDRWGTVCDHGWDHREANVVCLELGCGLAELALHNAKYGEGRGAIWLRHVQCTGHESSLTRCAVVLHSNSYCTHENDAGVKCSGTLLTPTLILLSPHTVFSPGEAVRFGCSALLVDHLSDLHLYKQGVSTPLVTQRADHAQADVELTLSDIETFHQGSYNCRYRIRGGFPSQLLSSPPSNSINITVVDLLTPQHWYNTSSDAPAGSVIKGQNFNITCSTLQQYPGGSFQLRLIRSNGTVRQSLPALTPSVTFTFSNAQSANEGYYYCLYRVQLGGRTFVSRESQPLPIAIRDPDPLLSPMVISWLVSGLTFVVAVIVIIIVAKVLCNKEKKPSELERETRTCVDNTYVALSINKL